Genomic DNA from Oryzomonas sagensis:
GTTTGCCGGGGAGCCTTTTCATTGCCAGTACCCGAAAGGCATCGATACCGGAGAATTTTTTCAGTTGCACGATCCGTTCGCTGTTGCCCGGGTCCCTCAGAACCCTCTCCCGGTAATCCAGGAGCAGGGCCAGGACGATGGACAGCAGGAAGCTCACCGCTCCGGCAATCGCAACCATGGCGGTCCGTTTCGGCTTTGCCCTTTTCTCCGGCTGCACCGCCCTGTCGATGACCTGAATTACCGCCGCGTCCCGGGCCTCGTCCAGCTTTGCTGCTTCGTACTGTTTGAGCAGCAGATCGTGCAAGGACTCATTGAACTTCAGGTCCCTCAATCTTCTGACGTATTCCGTGCCAACCGAAGGCATGCGGCCGGTGGACATCATCGGGTCGTTTCCGGTGCCATGTTTCGACTCAAGCTTTGACAACTCGGCTTTCATCCCGCTTAGGGTCGCTTCAGCCTTTTGCAGGTCAGGGTTGTTCGCCTTCGAATAGGTCTTCAACACCTTTATTTCCACTTCCTTGGCGGCTATCCCCGCGCGCAGCTCGGAAATATTCTTGATGACCGCTTTCACCTGCTCTTCCACGTGCAGCGCCCCGGTTTTTTCCTGGAACCCTTTCACCCTTTCCTCGGCCTTGATGAGCGCTTCCTTTGTCTCCTTCAACTGTTCTTCAAAGAAGAATCTCCTTTGGGCGGCCTCGGTGACCGCAAGGCCCTTCGTCATGCCCTTCAGCTCCTCCACAAAGGCATTCGCCATATCGGCGGCCCTCTGGGGGACCCTGTCCTCCACCGAGATCACAACGACATTGCTCTTAGCATCACCCTGCACATTGATATTGTTAGTGAGGTGTTTCCTCGCGTCTTCGGACGTTTTGACGTCATAAAGCTTCCTGAGGTCGAACCTCCTGATGATGTTGTCAAGCACGGTCCTGCTCTGGAGCATGCCCACATAGAGATCGGTCTGGCTGGTGCCGAGCATGCCGCTCAGCCCCGACAGACCGCCGCCGACCTGGCTCAACAGCTGGGAGGCCGTCCCCGCGTTGTTCTGCTGGGGCGGCAGGATCCTGGTTTCGGCCCGGTATATCTTTGGCAACATAAGACCCGCTATCGCCGTGACGGCCATGCAGGCGAGGGTTATCCCCACAATGAGCCGTTTCCATTTCATGATGACGATCACATAATCGAGGAGATTTATCTCATCCTCTGCATGGTGGGTCTTTTCGGTTTGCAACGCGGTCTCCTTCAAAATACGACGATCAATACGCCGGCGGCCACGGCGATCTGGTACATGATCTGGGTTATGTCCTTGATGTTGCGCATCCAGGCGATCCGGTCGAGCTGCTCGGGGACGACGACGGTGTCTCCGGAACCCAGGCGCTGGCCGAAGCCGAGGAAACTCCCGCCCGCCTTGAGAGCGGTGCCGTTCGCCTGCAGGATAAAGACGTTGCCCTTGTCCGCATTGGAGGTGTAGCCCCCGGCCAAGTCCACGTAGTAGCCGTATTCCTTGCTCTGTTCGTAGACAAAGGCGCTTTGATTGTAGACCGAACCGATCACCTGGACGGTCTTGGGGTCCGAAGGCACGGTGATGGTATCGCCCTGCTCCAGCTCGATATCGTAGGCCGACCCCCGGAAGGTGGTCATTTCGGTGATGTTCAGGGCGATCCGCCCCTTGGCCCTGGCCGCCTTGAGCTGTGCAATGAATTGCCTTTTCTGCTCCAGTTCGAACTGGACCATCCGGGCATCGTCCGGGGACGAAGCGGTGGCGACCTGGGCGGCTCCGGCACCGCTCAGTTCCCGCTCAAGCCGTTCCGCCATCTCGTTGATCTGCCGCTGCTGCTGCTCCCGGACCCGTTCCCTGGTAAACATGGCGCCGCGCAGGTACGCCCGCGGGGTGAAGCCGCCGGCCCGCTCAATCAGGGATGACAGGGGCTCCCCCTGCTTGAAGGTATAGGTTCCGGGAAATCTGACTTCGCCCTTGATGGCCGCGGTCCGGTAGATGCTCCATTCGGGAATGGTCCGCACCAGCAGGTAGTCGTTCGTCTGCAGCGGCACATTGTGCTGGGGGGCGCCTGCCAGGGCCTTGGCAAGATCGATACTGAATATGTCGGTCTTCGGCCCTGACTGAGTCGCCGTTACCCGCGTCATTTCGGCCTGGTCGGACGTGTAGTAAAGCAGTCCGCCCGCCAGGGAGATGATGTCCTTGACCGTTGTCACGCCGGGGGTAACGCCGTATTCCCCGGGGTTGGCAACCGCACCGGTAACCGTGACGGTCTTGGAGTTGTCGGCAACCGCGAAGATCTTTGCCAGGTCGCTATCCTGGAGCACGAGGTTCTTTGCCGGATTATGTTCGATGTCGAGGAGGTCGCCCTCGAACACGATCCTGGAATGATGATCTTCGGTCCGCTGAATCTGCACCCGGCCTTTGTAGGCGGTCCCGGTGATGCCGCCTGCCATCGCGATGAGGTCGAGCAGCCTGGTTTCGCCCTTCAACTCGTAGATCGCGGGGGTATTGACCGTCCCGGCAATCCCGGCAAGGGGGCCGACGGGCGGGATGAAGATCACGTCCTCGGGCATGAGCCGGAGATCCCTGGTCTTGTCGCCCTGCAACAAAAGATCATAGAGGTCGAAGGTAACCACGGTCTTGCCGTTCCTCTTGACCTGTATGTTCCGCATCGAACCGGTTTTCAGCGGTCCGCCGCTTTCGAACAGGGCATTGATGACGGTGGAGAGCGACGATATGGTGTACGCTCCGGGCCGTTGCGCATTCCCCACCACATAGACCTGGATGGTTCTCAGGGGGCCCAGGCTGACGTTCATGTCAAAGCCGCCATAGTATTTGGAAAATTTTTTGTGCAGAAGTTCTTTCAATTCCTTGAAGGAGACCCCGGCGACGCCAAACACGCCGATCTTCGGCAGGCTGATGGTGCCGTCGTTGTTGACGACGACACTCCAGTTCCCTTCGAACCGCCCCCACACGTCGATCTTGATTGCGTCGCCGGGGCCGACGACATAGTCGGGACCGACCGGAACATTTGGGGACGGCGCAAATGTGGACGGCGGCTTGGCAAAAAGATCGTAGCCGAACTGGCCGATATCGAGGGATATGGCTGCCGGACTTTTGCCGGAGACATATCGTTCAAAATCGGATTTTTCCCCGGGGGCTCTCGGTACGGTGCCGAGGGGTGTCGGCGCTTGCCCGGAAGGCTGGGGAGACAATGGTTGCCCCTGCTGGGCGGCTTGAGGGACGGATTTGCCCTGGACGTCCATCGGTCGTGAGGACTCCGCAGACGCAGGTGTTGTTGCCGACGCCCCTGTACCGGGAAGCGCCAGATGCGCGCAGAACATGAGGACAATAAACCGGCAGGCAAGCACAAGGACCTTGTTCCGTCGTTTCATGGAGGCGCGTCGCATGGAATCAATTCCGATCGTTGTTGGTGGTTTTAACGTCAATATTTGAAATTAGTATATCCGATCGTAACGCCTTGTCTTATCGGTGTTTGTCTGATATTTGCATCAGCGCGGTTCTGAAGGAAGACAGAAATACGCCTGGTATTTACCGATTCAATTCGTGCTCTATTTCGCGTACCACTGCCCGCTCCTCGGCGGCCTGTGCCTGCACCTCCCTGAGGGCTGAGTTCAACACGCCGTCAAATGAACTCGTCGTTCCACCGTTTTCACCAATGAAACTCCTGGCTCCTTCCATACGGGCAAAGGCCCACGTGGGCAGTGCGGTCATCACGCCCTGCTTCTTGCCGCCAACGACCCAGATGGCCGTCGTTACATCCACCAGCTTTTTGGTCGTGTAATCGGCAACCATGAGCGACCTGACCTGTTTTCCCCTGTTCCGCTGCATTTCCTCAACTGCGCAGTGGAGACTACAGACGCCGACGGTGGTTCCATCGGCATACATGACCAGCATCCGGCTTCGGGCAAAAGCGGTCCTGTCCATGCCGCACCGTTTACAGGCCTTCGGCCCTTCAACCGTGTCCGGAACGCCTGCGAGGACGAAGGTTGACAGCAAGATCAGCATAAGGAACACGATGTAATGTTTCATAGCGGCACCTGTCGAATGGATTCTTTGCCAATCTGATCTATCGCCGAGTGGCAGGTATGTTCCGTCAGCCCTCGAACGCTTTGCCGTCCCGCATCTCGATCAGTCTGCCGCCGAGCCTGGCAAGGTCGGGGTTGTGGGTCACCATGACGATGGTGAGCCCCGCGTTTCTGTTGAGATTCCGCAGGATCTCGCCGATTTCCCCCGACCGTTTCGTGTCCAGGTTTCCCGTCGGCTCATCCGCCAGAAGAATCTCGGGGCAGTTCACCAGGGCCCGGGCGATCGCCACCCGCTGCATCTCCCCCCCCGAGATCTGCCCGGGCAGATGGTTCATGCGGTGCCCCATGCCGAGCATCTGGAGGAGCCGGTCCGCCTCCCCCTCCACCCGGGGCTTCCGGTAGAACGCGAGCGGCAGGGCCACGTTTTCGCGGACCGTGAGGGTCGGGATGAGGTAGAAGTTCTGGAAGATATAGCCGAACATCTCCCGGCGTATCCGCGTCAAGGCCCGCTCCCCCAGGGCCTGTCCCGTGCCGAAGATCTTTTTGCCGGCGAGTTCCAGTTCCCCGGTGGACGGGTTCTCCAGGCAGCCCAGGAGGTTGACCAGGGTGGTCTTCCCCGACCCGGACGGTCCCATGAAGGAGACGAACTCTCCGCGCCGGATCGTGAGCGATACCCCGTCAAGGGCCCGGATCTCCTCGTTGCCGCGCGAATAGATTCTCGTCAGACCGCGCGCCTCCATCGCTACGCCATTTCCGGCCATCATCCTTCCCTCCGTATGGATTCCAGGGGACGTACCCTGCCGGCCCGCCAGGCCGGATAGATTCCGCTCATGAGCCCCACCCCCACGATGACCGCCATGGTCAGGAGGGCAAGACGCATGTCGATGGCCACCAGATTCCCGCCGGGGGCATAGGGGAGGACGCGTCTGACCAGGAGATCGGAGAGCCGGGCAAAGGCGAAGGCCAGGCCGATCCCCGCGATGCCGCCGCAGGTGCAGAGGATCAATGTTTCGGTCCAGACGAGGCGGAAGATGTCCCCCGGCATCGCCCCCATGGTCTTCATGATGCCGATCTCCTGCATCCGTTCGAGCACCGACATGAGAACGGTGTTCACGACGCCGACCATGGCGATCAGGAGGGCGATGATCGCGATGGACAGCACCATAACGCGGGCCGTGGCGATGAGCTTCATGATCGTCTGCTTCACCTGGGTGAAACTCACCACCTGTACGTCCGGGAGCTGGTACAGGGCATTCTCCAGCTTGGCGCTGTCCGCGCCCTTTTTTACCTTGATCCCGATGGTGGTGATCTTGTCCGTGGCGGCGATCCCCTGCAGGGTCTTCAGAGGGCAAAAGATCGTGCCGTCGTCCTGGGTCCCGCTCCGTTCCAGAATGCCCACCACCTTGAGCTGGACGTTCTTTTCCGGGACGAGGATCATGTCCCCCACCTCACGCTGCTCCAGTTCGGCAGCCTCGTACCCCATGACCGCCTCGGCAGCCTGTGCGTCGCGGAACCACCCCCCCTGGCGGAAGCGGAGGAACGGCTTCATAGCCGGGAACGTGGCGGGATCAACGCCGTAATAACCGGCGATCCCGCCCCCGTCCCCCTTGTTGGGGTCGAAGAACGCCTGCATCAAAATCGGGGTGACCCTGTCCACCTCCGGTTTGTCGACTATGGAATCCACCATGGACCGTGCTATGTAGCGCAGCCCCGTACCCCCCTGCAGCATCATGGTGGCAGCCTCGTAGGGGCATCCCTTGGCCATGACCATGAGCTGGTATCCCATGTTGTCGATGTCGCGGTTCAAGGCGTTCTCGTAGCCGCGGTTGAAACCGAGCAGGCTCACCAGGACCCATGAGGAGAGCATGATGCCCACCAGGGTGAGAAGGGTACGCATCTTTTTTCGCAGAAGGTTTTTGTAGGCGATCTGGAATCTGCTGATCATATCTTTACCTTTCAGCCGAATAGAAGAACTCGTCCATCAGGACGAGGTTTTTTTTCACCGCCCGGAGCAGGCCGAAAAAATCGGTCGCCGCCTCGGGCGCCGGATTCTCTATGGCGGCCACCCTGCCCGTGCCCCTGCCGCCGACGGTGTCGTAGCGCTCGAAATCCCTGATGGAAAGCCCCACGAACTGCCTCCCGAACCGGGGAGAGGTGAACTTCCTCGCCCATTGCCCCGCCATCCTCTGGATATAGAACGCCCTGATGGTGCCGGCCATGTCCAGGGAGACGAAGACCTCCAGGACACCGAACTGCCCTTTCTGATTCACGCCGTGGATGTAGCCGATCTGCTTCTTCCCCTTGTAGATCTCGTAGAGGGTGTAGGGGACATTGAGGGGGGCATAGAGGCTCGGCGCACCCCCGAGTCGCGATTCGACCTTCCGCAGCAGCGGCTCACCTCCACGGGTGGCGAACGAGAAGTAGGCCGTCTTGAAGCTCGTGGATTCCGGGAAGAGCCTGGTCACATCGTTGACGGGATTGTTCAGTTCGCAGTTGACCGCCGCCGGGACCGGAGCGGCCAGGACAAGGCACAAAAGCACTGCCCACCAGACGGGCGCGAGCGCCGCCCGGCGCCTTGATCCTTTGTCGGCATGAGATGTCATCGTTCCCCCATCGCAGTTCGTCGGCAACCAGACCTTCCGGCAGGGATCACCGGGTCGTCCAGCCGCTCCCCCAACTGTTCTTCACGAGCCCGCTCTTCGAGAGCCGGACGATGTAGCATTCCCTCGATACATACCGCTGCCCCGGGCCGAAGCTGAGGCGTTCATACAGGGGGACATCCAGGTCCATGATCGTGCCGATCGCATCGAGGAGATTGTCGCGGTAATAATTCCCTTTCATCTCCCATAGCGCCGTATCCAGGACCAGGGTGAGTATGTATGACTGCTGCGATATCCTGGTCGTGGCCACGGCGTTCGCCTCGGGGTTGAACTTTTTCACCCCCATGGTCGGCGAGGTATTGACCTTGTCCTGGGGCGACCGGGACATGCCGTAGGGATAGGTGAGGTAGGTGAAGCCCCGGGCCTTCTCATCCAGGGAAAACAAGCCACTGCCCAGGTAGGTCGATGAAGCCAGGACCATGGCCGGCCTGTCCTTCCCGTCGGCCGCGGCCGCCAGCGCCTTGAGCGATTCCGGCCCGTCCCACAGGATAATGGCGGCCGGGTTCTCCCGGGCCTGCTCCTGTTGCAGGAATTCCCCGGTCAGCGCCTCACCCTGCTTGAGGGTGACCGTCACCGGAGGCTTTTGTTCGAAATCGCGCCAGCTTTCCAGAAATCCCTGGGAAAGCGCCCGGCCTTCCGGGGTATCGCGGACAACCTGGATTACCGGCCTTCCCTTGAGCTCCTCCCTGGCGGCGAGGAAACGGGCGGCACCTTCTCCCTCCAGATAATACCCCTTTGACAGGTACAGGGTATACCAGTCGGTCGGGGATATGACCGGATAGTCGGTAATCGGGAAGATGCACGGGATGCGGTTCTCCTCGCAGAACTGGTGCACCGGCTGCCACTCCCCGGTCGTAATCCCACCCAGGATGGCGAATACCGGCTCCTTGCGGTAGTACTCCGCCAACTGGTCGCGCCAGGTTCCGGGGGGCCCTTTGAGCACCCAGCGGGACAGGGCCAGTTTCTTGATCCCGATCCCTCGCAGCATGAACTCTATGTCGGCCATGATGCGGGACCGGTAGCCCGCTGACCTCGACATGAGCCCGACCTGCCGCGGGTCGCGATAATTCGTCTGGTTCTTGTTCCTGATGAAATTCTCCAGGGGGGCCAGCATCGCGTTCCGCTCCCCGGGGCCGACGTCATCCGCGACGATCGTCGCAAAGTGGACGGTCGTGTCCGTCACTCCCGGCGAATACTCGCTGGACAGCGATCTCAGGTAGAAGATGAGGGACTTCATGTCCGCGTCGCTCAGGATGTAACGCGGCATGACGTCGCTCAGGACGCGTCCGGCCGAATCGACGCCGTTGCGCACTGCGGCGGCCAATGTCGCATCCGTATAGACCGGGCGGCGTTGGGCCGACCGGTGGGATTTCAGGGTTTGCTCGATAACCTGGGAGGGGGGGAGGGGGACGGCCTTGTTCGTGGGGGTCGAGTAGGCCTGGAAGGGTTTGAAGAGCTTGGCGCCGTTTATGGAAGGGGTGACGACGCCGTTGTCGGTCGAGCCGAGTCCGCTGCGCAGATGGCAGCTCACGCAGGCATAGGTCGTGCCGGGGATTGCGGCGCCGTCCTTGAGGGTGGCCGGCAGCGGTTTCCCCGACGGCAGGACCCCCTCGCGGTAGATCCGCTCTCCCTGACGAAACGCCTCCTGGAAAGATGGGGAAGAGGCAGGTGGCGCAGCGAAAGAGCGTGCCGGCCTGAACAAAAGGGAAAGGACGGCAAGGAAGGCCGCTACGACCGTGAGACACCGCGCGTGACCCTGTTTCATCGGATTTTCCATATGATCACTATCTCCTGACCGGGTCCCATGGGATGTATGCTTGGGAACCTGTTCGTAACCGTGCCCGGACATCTAAAGATCAAACAGGTAGGCGCCGCGGAACACCGTCTTCCCCTGCTTCACGAAGGTGAGGCTGACCTCCCAGTCGCCGGGCATGACCAACCTCACGGGGAGGAGGTAGGCCCCCTTTGCGGAACGGGAGAAATCCTTGTCGCCGCTGGCATGGGCTCCCCTCATGGAGGGCATGTCCGCATCCCCCTTGACGGCGAACGACGTGTCGCGCACGCCGCCAAGGGTGAATATCTCCACCCGCATGACGGCCGTCCCCAGTTTCGGCGGTTTGACGAAGCTGTAGGTGAAGTAATTCTGCGCCCCAAGGGGTATCTTCTCCCCCGGTTTCGGAAGGGGCTGAAAGCCGCTTCGCATGCTGGATAGGGGCGCGGCAGGGGCTCCCGACAACAATACGGCGTCTGTGATGAGCACAACCATCAGCGCAGGGATTACAATCCTCATACCATGCTCCTCCTGAATCAGTGGGACGTAGGGGCGATCTCCCCTTGGGCGGCGGCCAGCGCCTCGGCCCAGTTCGCGGTCGTTCCACCATTGGCCGCAATGAACGAGCGGGCCGCGGCTTCTGTCCCGAAGGCCCATTTGGGACGTTGGGTCATGACCCCGCGCTTCCTGCCGCCGATCACCCAGATCGCCTTCCCGGCATCGATCAAAAGCCGCGTGTCGCGGTCGGCGACCAGGATCGAGGTTACGGGACGCCTCTTGTTGGCATCCAACTCGGTAACGGCGCAGTGCAGGCTGCATACCCCCGCCCGGCCGCCGTCCCGATAGTGGATCAGCATCCTGCTGTAACCATAGGCCTTGCGATCCATGCCGCACGTGGTGCAGGAACGGTGTTCCCGGATGTCGTCCTGGGCCGGTGCGGGAGCGGCCAGGCAGGCGAATGCGCCGATGGCAAAGGTGAGTATCACGAGTATTCTGGAAATCATTTTTTGCCCCTTGCGTCAGGATTGAAACGGCTACGGCAATGCGGCAAGAACGGCGTCGAACCGGGAACCGTTCTGGTAGTCCTCACTCATCCGGATGATGCCGGTGCTGTCGATGACGACGGTGGTCCCCATGGTTGCCTGATAATTATTGAGCAGGACATGCCCCGTGTCCGCCAGGACCTGGAAGCTGCCGGCAAAACCGTTCGCCGCGGCCGAACCGGCGGCGTCCGCGACGGAGCCGGAAACGTAATCAACGGCATAGAAGCCGACAGCGGGATAGGAGGGCATCGTGCCGCGGATGCTGTCCATGTGACTGTCGCAGACCGGGCACCACATGGTGAAGTACAGGACAATGCCCTTCCGGGCGGCGAGTGCCGACGCAAGGGTAACGGTTGCGCCGCTGGTGTCGCTAACCGAGAAATCGGGCGCCCGCTGGCCCACGGAGGGTCCTGTGGAGCCCGGCTGGACCGGGGGCCGCTTGTCCTCCCCGGAGGGGAACAGGTTATCGCCGCACCCGGCCAGGACCAGCATCGCGAGCAGCAGGCAGCAGTGTCTAGCGAAACGCATAGCGGACCCCCACGGTGATGATATCGGTGGTGGGAAAATTCTTCCCCCAGCCGTCCGCCTGGATGGCATGGTTCCATCCGGCCCGCACGGTCCAGTCGCTGTCGGTGTTGGCATAGGCAAGGGTTCCCCCAACCGACTGTTTCGTGAAGGCGGTCGTGCCGTCCCGCATACCGTTGAAGCTGCCGTCCCCCTCGGTCAGGTACGTATAGGAGACGGTGCCGATCACCTGGTCACCGCCGGTGCCCAGGACATAGCTGTAGCTCAGGGACGCGCCTACCGACAACCGGTCTCCCAGCTGTTTGCGGTACGGCTCCACGTATCTGCCGTACTCCCGGTTGACGGAACGTTCGAAATAGGTGCCGTAACTCAGGGCAACGGAGGCGCTCCAGGGCTGGATGGTCTTTTCGATGAGCAGGTTGCCGTCGAGGCGGTAGAATCCACGGCCGGTGATGTCGAAACTGCTCTTCTCGTCGTCGTAGGGGGAGATGCCGGTGGGGAGGAGGAGGGACAGCCCCAGGTTGACGGACGGGATCATGTCCTCCGGTTCGCGCACCCGCCAGGCCGACGTGTCCTCAAACAGCTCGTACCACAGGGAAACCGTGGCGTCGCCGAGGCCGTCCGAGTGGGAGGAAACCCCGGAATAGTTGTTGTCGTTCCACACGTAGGGAAGTACGACGCTCGCCTGCCAATCCCTGAAAAACCTCTGGGCGTATCCCAGGTTCACGCGGTACTGCTTCAGGTCCGATCCGGGCGGATCGGGGGTGTGCCTGCCGTCCTGGTTCCAGAAGCCGTCGTAGATCTCCATGTCAAGGGAAAGGTCGGCCACGGCCCGGGCGTATTTCGGCACGAGCAGGGAGGTGGGGGAACCGCCGCCGCAGCAGGAGCCTGCCCAGGAAGGTCGCGGGACGATTGCGGCGCCCCCTGCCAGGAGGGCTGCCGCAATCATGAGTGCCGGCATACGGCCGATCTGCCGTGGCGCGCCCATGTCAGGGGATGACGGTGAAGCTCTGGTAGCCGTTCGTTGCGGAGGGGGCGGCGCCGTCGGTCGTCTTCTGCTCGCCGTTGACCGTGACCTTGACGTAGACCTTGCCGGGCACCCCGGACGAAAGCCCGGTCAGCCCGGCGGCCGACCAGTGGCCGTTGCCGCCGTCCGTGGCGCTGACCCAGTTCGCGGCGTCGGTGGATACCTGGACGGCTATGGCGTTGACCGTCCAGGTTGCGCCGGTCTGGTCCTTCAGTTGGCTCCCCACCTTCACCGCAGGGAAGCTCATCATGGTTTCCTTGGTGGCGAGGAACAAGCCGAAGGTGTAGCTTCCCCCGGCACCGCTGGCAAGGCCGTCGTTGAACAGGTAGTAGGTCCGTTTCTCTGCGCCGGTCATGCCCGGTATGGCGTCACTGACGCCGGAGAGCTTGGCGAGGGTGGTGCTCCCCATGGGCATGGCAACCGTGGGATAGAAGGAGGCCGTCTCGCTGCCGATCATCACCTTCAGTTCCCAGACCCCCATGGAGAGGCCGTTCATCATGTTGGCCATGACATAGTAGACCGTGCAGGTATAGGTCCCGTCTCCGTTATCGATAACCGGATCAGCGGGGGTGGAATGGTTCCCGCTCGACATGTGCATCAACGGTTGCAGGGAAACGGGTTTCCCGGCAGCCGGCGTGCCGCCGCCCAGGTTGGTCAGCTTGATCCTGAAGCTTGTCCTGCCCTGGACGGGAGCCATCGTGCCGGGAATGTATTCGACCCGGTAGCTCGTGGTCAGTGCGGTCTTGTTGAAGGGAAGGGGGCCGAGCTTGTCGATGGTCAGCCTGGTCTTGTTCAGGCTGCTGCTTTGGAATTCCACCAGGGCTGTGGTGTAACGGTTGGCTATGTCCTCAGGGATGGCTGTCCCCGACGCCGTGGACACCGCAGCACCTAATTTCCTGCCGTCGAGCGTGCCATCGGCAAGGTCGTCGGCCAGGACATCGATCAGCTCGAACTGTTTGGACGGGTCGTTGATGAGGTCCTTGGTCAGTTGGCTGAAAGCGGCGACGTGGAGCCCGGCCAGCCGCTGCTTGTCGGAGGATGCGGTGGACATGTTCACGAACGCCGGCTTCACGGAACAATCGGGGGTAAAGCCGAAGGCGGCGTTAAATTCGGCCTCGGCGGCGGCCTTGCTCGTGCCGCCGGCCACCATCTTCCGGATGATGGTGCTGGAAGGGTCTATGGTCACATTCGAGCCGCCGGCCAGGCTGCCGCCTGCGATATAAGCGCTGAGCGTCCCCAGAACTACCGCCCTGCCGCTGGCCGTCTGGTCCGCCTCGTCGTCAAAGGTGCCGCTCGTGGCCTCAAAGACCAGATCATTGGCAAGGGCCGCCGTGGGGATGGCGATGGTGTACGATCCGTCGCCCGCCGTGATTGCCGGGCCCGCCACCACCGTCCCGGCAACCGTTGTTACCTTGACCTTCGCGCCGTTTGCCGGACCGGCCAGGACCGAGCCTGAGACCGTTGTCGTCGCCACAGGGGAACTGCCGCCACCCGAACCGCCGCCACAGCCGGACATGATGATGGCCATACACGGTAACAACAGAGTTTGCATACAACGCCGGAATGATCTCATTGCGCACTCCTTTGATCGGTTGTCTTGCGGGAAAATCGTTTGCAGGCTCTCTGCTCCGGGAGGATGATGATAAGTATATCTGTCTGCATCGCTTTGTGTCGTCAGGGTATGTCCGATATTTGCATCGGTGGGGGATTGCCGGGAACTCGGAATTTGTCCTATGGTCACTCCTGTTCCTCCCCCGGCGTCGAGATGCAAAAAACAGGGTGCGCCCCGTGATGGCGACGCACCCGTTCTGCTGTTACATCTTACAACCCGATGTTACCATTTGCCTGCTACCGGAGTATCTCCGGCAATGCCGAAATTGTAGATGACGTCTGTCGGCGGTGTCCACGTTCCAGTGCCGCTCACGTTCAGGAAGAACTGACCGGCTCTGAACACGCCGACCTTGGTTTTACCGGTACCGTTCCAGTCACCCGTTACCGGAGTGTCCCCTGACAATCCGAAATTATAGATGACGTCCGTTGGTGGGGTCCAGGTCCCGGTGCCGCTCACGTTCAGGAAGAACTGACCGTTTCTGAACACGCCGATCTTGGTTTTACCGGTGCCGTCCCAATCTCCGGTTACCGGAATATCCCCTGCCATGCCGAAATTGTAGACGGCATCTATGCCCGGATCAAACACGCCGTTGCCGTTCATGTCCAGGAACCATTGACCGTTTCTGAACACGCCGACCTTGGTTGTCCCGTTGCCGTTCCAGTCTCCGGCTACCGGGATATCTCCTGGGAGCCCGAAATTGTAGATGACGTCCGTTGGCGGGGTCCAGGTCCCGGTGCCGCTTACGTTCAGGAGAAATTGGCCGGCTCTGAACACGCCGATCTTGGTCTTCCCATTGTTGTTCCAGTCTCCGAACACCGGGACATCCCCCGCGATACCGAAGGAGTGCGTCGCATCAATGCCGCTGTCCCATGCTCCGTTGCCGTTCGAGTCCAGATACCACTCGTCGGTTGTGCTACGGAAGACGCCGATCTTGGTTGCCACTATGGGTGCCGCAGGCGGGGTCACCGTAACCGCCACGGGCGCGGAAACGGCCGTGGCTCCCAAGCTGTTAT
This window encodes:
- a CDS encoding GumC family protein — translated: MQTEKTHHAEDEINLLDYVIVIMKWKRLIVGITLACMAVTAIAGLMLPKIYRAETRILPPQQNNAGTASQLLSQVGGGLSGLSGMLGTSQTDLYVGMLQSRTVLDNIIRRFDLRKLYDVKTSEDARKHLTNNINVQGDAKSNVVVISVEDRVPQRAADMANAFVEELKGMTKGLAVTEAAQRRFFFEEQLKETKEALIKAEERVKGFQEKTGALHVEEQVKAVIKNISELRAGIAAKEVEIKVLKTYSKANNPDLQKAEATLSGMKAELSKLESKHGTGNDPMMSTGRMPSVGTEYVRRLRDLKFNESLHDLLLKQYEAAKLDEARDAAVIQVIDRAVQPEKRAKPKRTAMVAIAGAVSFLLSIVLALLLDYRERVLRDPGNSERIVQLKKFSGIDAFRVLAMKRLPGKLDGYDHD
- a CDS encoding SLBB domain-containing protein encodes the protein MKRRNKVLVLACRFIVLMFCAHLALPGTGASATTPASAESSRPMDVQGKSVPQAAQQGQPLSPQPSGQAPTPLGTVPRAPGEKSDFERYVSGKSPAAISLDIGQFGYDLFAKPPSTFAPSPNVPVGPDYVVGPGDAIKIDVWGRFEGNWSVVVNNDGTISLPKIGVFGVAGVSFKELKELLHKKFSKYYGGFDMNVSLGPLRTIQVYVVGNAQRPGAYTISSLSTVINALFESGGPLKTGSMRNIQVKRNGKTVVTFDLYDLLLQGDKTRDLRLMPEDVIFIPPVGPLAGIAGTVNTPAIYELKGETRLLDLIAMAGGITGTAYKGRVQIQRTEDHHSRIVFEGDLLDIEHNPAKNLVLQDSDLAKIFAVADNSKTVTVTGAVANPGEYGVTPGVTTVKDIISLAGGLLYYTSDQAEMTRVTATQSGPKTDIFSIDLAKALAGAPQHNVPLQTNDYLLVRTIPEWSIYRTAAIKGEVRFPGTYTFKQGEPLSSLIERAGGFTPRAYLRGAMFTRERVREQQQRQINEMAERLERELSGAGAAQVATASSPDDARMVQFELEQKRQFIAQLKAARAKGRIALNITEMTTFRGSAYDIELEQGDTITVPSDPKTVQVIGSVYNQSAFVYEQSKEYGYYVDLAGGYTSNADKGNVFILQANGTALKAGGSFLGFGQRLGSGDTVVVPEQLDRIAWMRNIKDITQIMYQIAVAAGVLIVVF
- a CDS encoding nitrous oxide reductase accessory protein NosL, with the protein product MKHYIVFLMLILLSTFVLAGVPDTVEGPKACKRCGMDRTAFARSRMLVMYADGTTVGVCSLHCAVEEMQRNRGKQVRSLMVADYTTKKLVDVTTAIWVVGGKKQGVMTALPTWAFARMEGARSFIGENGGTTSSFDGVLNSALREVQAQAAEERAVVREIEHELNR
- a CDS encoding ABC transporter ATP-binding protein — translated: MMAGNGVAMEARGLTRIYSRGNEEIRALDGVSLTIRRGEFVSFMGPSGSGKTTLVNLLGCLENPSTGELELAGKKIFGTGQALGERALTRIRREMFGYIFQNFYLIPTLTVRENVALPLAFYRKPRVEGEADRLLQMLGMGHRMNHLPGQISGGEMQRVAIARALVNCPEILLADEPTGNLDTKRSGEIGEILRNLNRNAGLTIVMVTHNPDLARLGGRLIEMRDGKAFEG
- a CDS encoding ABC transporter permease, which gives rise to MISRFQIAYKNLLRKKMRTLLTLVGIMLSSWVLVSLLGFNRGYENALNRDIDNMGYQLMVMAKGCPYEAATMMLQGGTGLRYIARSMVDSIVDKPEVDRVTPILMQAFFDPNKGDGGGIAGYYGVDPATFPAMKPFLRFRQGGWFRDAQAAEAVMGYEAAELEQREVGDMILVPEKNVQLKVVGILERSGTQDDGTIFCPLKTLQGIAATDKITTIGIKVKKGADSAKLENALYQLPDVQVVSFTQVKQTIMKLIATARVMVLSIAIIALLIAMVGVVNTVLMSVLERMQEIGIMKTMGAMPGDIFRLVWTETLILCTCGGIAGIGLAFAFARLSDLLVRRVLPYAPGGNLVAIDMRLALLTMAVIVGVGLMSGIYPAWRAGRVRPLESIRREG